The following proteins come from a genomic window of Dongia rigui:
- the betI gene encoding transcriptional regulator BetI has protein sequence MSRELAKEARRRQLIEATIDGIARKGFAELKIADVAAEAGLSVGIVNFYFKSKDALLIATLKHLIEDYEQHMQVILSKAGKTAAEQIDAMIDADFARTHANRKHVTVWYAFWGETRWRPEFLKLCADLSTTFHKSTTTSFQALIDEGGYQGLDAGLIARGFNAMIDGLWLDMLLNPKQTDRDAAKASVRVFLSGLFPREFGGKVAANGNAAA, from the coding sequence ATGAGCCGCGAATTGGCCAAAGAGGCCCGGCGCAGGCAGCTCATCGAAGCCACCATTGACGGCATCGCCCGCAAGGGCTTCGCCGAGTTGAAGATTGCCGACGTGGCGGCCGAGGCGGGCCTCTCCGTCGGCATCGTCAATTTCTATTTCAAGAGCAAGGACGCGCTCCTCATCGCGACCCTCAAGCATCTCATTGAGGATTACGAGCAGCACATGCAGGTCATCCTCAGCAAGGCCGGCAAGACGGCGGCCGAGCAGATCGATGCCATGATCGACGCCGATTTCGCCCGCACCCATGCCAATCGCAAGCATGTGACGGTCTGGTACGCGTTCTGGGGCGAGACGCGCTGGCGCCCCGAATTCCTCAAATTGTGCGCCGATCTGTCGACCACCTTCCATAAATCGACGACCACGAGCTTCCAGGCGCTGATCGACGAGGGCGGCTATCAGGGCCTCGATGCGGGGCTGATCGCCCGCGGCTTCAACGCCATGATCGACGGGCTGTGGCTCGACATGCTCTTGAACCCGAAGCAGACCGACCGCGATGCCGCCAAGGCCAGCGTCCGCGTGTTCCTCTCTGGCCTGTTCCCACGCGAATTCGGCGGCAAGGTCGCCGCCAACGGCAACGCCGCCGCCTGA